The Salvelinus fontinalis isolate EN_2023a chromosome 9, ASM2944872v1, whole genome shotgun sequence sequence TTTTGAGTGATGCGATTGCCGGCACCGTCTCGTTCCGCAGGATGGTTAGATCTGCTTTTAAAGTATCAGAAACCTCCTTTATTCGGGCCTCAATCGTAGCAACCACCTCCGTTTTCATTTCAACTATCTCAGAGCGTAGTAGTTTGATTGCCTCGAGAATGTTCACTTCAGCGCCGCCAGGCCAAGCCGCCCCCCCGGGTAAAGTATCAGTCCCCGGGCCGTCAGGCTCAGGGGAGGGCGGTGATGAGAGTGTGTCTTGTAGGCCGGGTTTTCTCAAAGTCATGCTTTTGGCCTTATGTTTCGTCGACATGCTGATATTTGGAAGTAAAGTAGTCTTGGTTTTTACGGGAAGGGATCACCAAAATAATATATGAAAATAAATACGGTTCTGCTGCAAAATTCACATAAACTTTAAAAATACCACGGGAGCAAACGGAAAACACGTCAGTCGCACATGGCGTCCCTCCAATCACTCCTCACCTCCTTTCTTAAAACACATTGGAAGGAAAATATCTGTGGTTCCTCCCTTTAGACCTCTTCAAATatgttttgagagagagagagaaagagagacagagagagacagagagagagacagagagagagagagacagagagagagagagacagagagagagagagacagagagagagagagacagagagagagagagacagagagagagagagacagagagagagagagacagagagagagagagacagagagagagagagacagagagagacagagacagagacagagacagagacagagacagagacagagagagataacgatTCATTGAGAAAGCGCCTCTATGTATTGGTCTGTCCCTGGTTGAAGAACCCACCCATCTCCAGGTACTCATAGAAGAGTCCCAGATGTCCAAAGTTCTGCAGGTCGTGGTCCTGCTCCCAGCGGCTGTAGCGGCTCTCTGGGTGGCTGCGGGCTTTACGGCTCCCCCACCGGTTCATTACCCACCTGGAGGTACAGTTCCCACACAAAGGGGTCAGAGGTTATGCACTTCACATTTGTGACTAAATTGTCGAGAAAGTTAAAAGGCCTTCGGCCGGAATCCAAAGTTAAAAATCATGCGAAATTCAAGTTTTAACACAAATCtttcattgacatcaatgcatgatttaAGCTAAAGACAGAGGTAAGTTATTTTCATTCATTTAAGTCATTTTTGAAATTAGGATTTTGGCCCCAAGAGAACACGTTTACTGACCTTAGGCATAGTGACAATGTCAGAATGAACAACTTACGGGACCAAAGCCTCCTGGACGTTACCCCACACCTGTTTCCCAGACATCACTATGACCAGCTGGGTGGTCAGCTCAATCAGACAGCCACCTGGGTCACACTGGACAGAGAGACACAAGGTCAAGTAAAAGGTCAAGGTCAAGTAAAAGGTCAAGGTCAAGTATAAGTTATCATCTTATTAACGGCGTTTTAGTAAATGAGACATTTTCTTTCTTCTGGTTGTAACCAGGACATCTAATAACATACAAAAGAGGaagtatgtttaaaaaaaaaatgtaaatgctgTTTTAATCTCGTCATTACTGGTTGTAACCGAGAGCAGTTTGTTGTCGTCTGGTTACAGGACATCAGCCCTTTTGGACTGTGATGAAATTGTGATGTCAGTAGGGAAGTAGGCTGGTAGGTCATGGATCAGTCTTATATGCTGATGTTCTGTCGTGTCAGTAGTACCTCCTCGTTCCTCAGCTTGCTCCAGCCGAACATGTAGATGTAGTCTCCGGGATGGCCGACGAACTTCCCCTTGAAGAAGGCCACGTAGAAACAGGAAGAGTAGTAGTTGACGAACTGGAACAGAAACATCTTCACCGTCAACTTGTTCTCGTACTCCAGGTGCGTCTTGGGAATCTCTGAGGGGGGGAGAAAAAGCAACAGTCACAACGAGGAGAGTCTACAATCAGGAAATTATTATTTAGCTGTtagctttatttatttatttatttatttatttatttgggggggggggtggatcagcttaatattgcggaaagaatgttgcttccaatgtaattgtctgcatcatttccaatcccccatatttttttgtctGTTAGCTTTAGCTTTTGTTTTGTAATGGGTCTGCATTGATTCACTTCAGCAAATGCTGCAAAGACTTTTTTTCTCTCGACGTAACTCATGATGTCACGGTTTAGGTTGCAAACTGGTTGTAAAAAAATGACATTTTGTTATTGTCTCTTTAGCAACCGGAAATAAGTCTTTATCTAGTTATAATCTGACCAAAACAATCCCAAtgttatctgtctctctatcttacCCATGTCAGTGATCCGGCTGGCCACTCTCTATCTTACCCATGTCAGTGATCCGGCTGGCCACTCTCTATCTTACCCATGTCAGTGATCCAGATGGCCCACTCTCTATCTTACCCATGTCAGTGATCCAGATGGCCCACTCTCTATCTTACCCATGTCAGTGATCCGGCTGGCCACTCTCTATCTTACCCATGTCAGTGATCCGGCTGGCCACTCTCTATCTTACCCATGTCAGTGATCCGGCTGGCCACTCTCTATCTTACCCATGTCAGTGATCCGGCTGGCCACTCTCTATCTTACCCATGTCAGTGATCCGGCTGGCCACTCTCTATCTTACCCATGTCAGTGATCCGGCTGGCCACTCTCTATCTTACCCATGTCAGTGATCCGGATGGCCCACTCTCTATCTTACCCATGTCAGTGATCCGGCTGGCCACTCTCTATCTTACCCATGTCAGTGATCCGGCTGGCCACTCTCTATCTTACCCATGTCAGTGATCCGGCTGGCCACTCTCTATCTTACCCATGTCAGTGATCCGGCTGGCCACTCTCTATCTTACCCATGTCAGTGATCCAGCTGGCCCACTCTCTATCTTACCCCCATGTCAGTGATCCGGCTGGCCACTCTATCTTAGCCATGTCAGTGATCCGGCTGGCCACTCTCTATCTTACCCATGTCAGTGATCCAGCTGGCCACTCTCTATCTTACCCATGTCAGTGATCCAGCTGGCCACTCTCTATCTTACCCATGTCAGTGATCCGCCTGGCCACTCTCTATCTTACCCATGTCAGTGATCCGGCTGGCCACTCTCTATCTTACCCATGTCAGTGATCCAGCTGGCCCACTCTCTATCTTACCCATGTCAGTGATCCAGCTGGCCCACTCTCTATCTTACCCATGTCAGTGATCCAGCTGGCCACTCTCTATCTTACCCATGTCAGTGATCCGGCTGGCCACTCTCTATCTTACCCATGTCAGTGATCCGGCTGGCCACTCTCTATCTTACCCATGTCAGTGATCCGGCTGGCCACTCTCTATCTTACCCATGTCAGTGATCCAGACGGCTACTCTCTATCTTACCCATGTCAGTGATCCAGATGGCCACTCTCTCATACATCAGATTGAGGATCATGATTATGACGAAGTTGATGCAGGAAGCGGTGACAGAGGTGGCGAGCTGAGGGGTGATGAGGGAGCCCACCATGTGGATGTTGTTGGTGGGGCTGTCCTTCATGATGCTAGCAAACGCCGCGTACACCGCCAGACGGTACGCTATCACCCCGATGATACACGCTATGATCAGGGAGatctgagggagaggaggggtggagagaggagacaggagaagggaggagagaggagacaggagaagagaggagaaagagggaggagacaagagaagggaggagaagggagaaggaaagaggagaagagaggagacaggagaaagagggaggagagaggagagaggaggggtggtgaGAGGACAGGAATCTGTCATGGTTGTGGTCACTTCCTTTTCAATGCAGTCAAATCAGTAAGTCAACTGATATTTACTGACTGAATTGAATTGGAACTGACCCTAACTCTGACTGTATATACAAATacaacaaaaatacaaataaatgacaAATACATATGTTCACACTGACAAATCACCACCAACAACACACTTCAAAACACAAAAGTATGGTGCACACTGATTAAAAATCTAATCTGGACTATGATATTTTTTGCAACACAGATTTGGATCCATATAATATTGGAAAAGTACCGTCTCAATACTATTTCCAAACATGTTCTAGAATGTTCTGATAAAGTCACAATGGGAAAGAATTGGGAAGATTTTGTTGATGATGctgaggaggatagagagatgcTAGATTATATAGAAATTATAATAGtaaagatgaggagaggaagagatgaagacaggagagggagataaGGAAGAGGATGAtaagagggaggaaagaggagagaggagacaggaggagagaggagacaggagaagggagagggaggagagagaagagggaggagtgaggagacaggagaagtgagagggaggagacagaagaagggaggagaggagacaggagagggaggagacaggagaatggaggagagaggataagggagaggaaggagagaggagacaggagaagtgagcgggagagggaggagacaggagaagggagaaggaggagacaggagaagggaggagggaggagacaggagaagtgagagggaggagacaggagaatggaggagagaggagcgggAGAAGGAGGATGGAATAgacaggagaagggagagggaagagcgaggagacaggagagggaggagaggggtgggaggagaggggaaaagggaggaaaagggaggagagaggagagagacaggagaaaggagagggaggagacaggagaagggaggaaagagacaggaaaagggaggagagaggagacaggagaagggagagggaggagaaaggagaagggatagggaagagggaggagacaggagaaaggagagggaggagacaggagaagggaggaaagagacaggagaaaggagagggaggagacaggagaagggaggaaagagacaggagaaaggagagggaggagacaggagacaggagaaaggagagggaggagacaggagaaaggagagggaggagacaggagaaaggagagggaggagacaggagaaaggagagggaggagacaggagaaaggagagggaggagacaggagaaaggagagggaggagacaggagaaaggagagggaggagacaggagaaaggagagggaggagacaggagaaggagtgagaaggaggagggagaatgaaggaGTTCAGATACAGAGTAGACGATCATGAATAAATGCTCACCCAGAATATGACGGTGGCTCCAGACAGGAATGTACGAGCACACTGAGATGTTACGGGTAAGTATGGCTCCATCTCCTACAACACCGTAACCAAGCAAAACAGGGTACAACAACATGCACAGTCAGTCAAGCATGGTTACAGCTGTTAGTCTCCAGACCATCAGGGGGCAGTACCAACCAACACATAGCAGCTTGTTGTCATCATCTCATACTACTGACATGGGCCCAGACCAGTCCACGGACCACTGCAGCAGTTTCCTGGTGAAGCCATTAGCCATTAGCCTGGGCCCAGACCAGTCCACAGACCACTGCAGCAGTTTCCTGGTGAAGCCATTAGCCATTAGCCTGGGCCCAGACCAGTCCACAGACCACTGCAGCAGTTTTCTGGTGAAGCCATTAGCCATTAGCCTGGGCCCAGACCAGTCCACGGACCACTGCAGCAGTTTCCCGGTGAAGCCATTAGCCTGGGCCCAGACCAGTCCACGGACCACTGCAGCAGTTTCCTGGTGAAGCCATTAGCCTTGGCCCAGACCAGTCCACGGACCACTGCAGCAGTTTCTTGGTGAAGCCATTAGCCTTGGCCCAGACCAGTCCACGGACCACTGCAGCAGTTTCCTGGTGAAGCCATTAGCCTGGGCCCAGACCAGTCCACAGACCACTGCAGCAGTTTCCTGGTGAAGCCATTAGCCTGGGCCCAGACCAGTCCACAGACCACTGCAGCAGTTTCCTGGTGAAGCCATTAGCCTGGGCCCAGACCAGTCCACAGACCACTGCAGCAGTTTCCTGGTGAAGCCATTAGCCTGGGCCCAGATCAGTCCACAGACCACTGCAGCAGTTTCCCGGTGAAGCCATTAGCCTGGGCCCAGACCAGTCCACGGACCACTGCAGCAGTTTCCCGGTGAAGCCATTAGCCTGGGCCCAGACCAGTCCACGGACCACTGCAGCAGTTTCCCGGTGAAGCCATTAGCCTGGGCCCAGACCAGTCCACAGACCACTGCAGCAGTTTCCCGGTGAAGCCATTAGCCTGGGCCCAGACCAGTCCACGGACCACTGCAGCAGTTTCCTGGTGAAGCCATTAGCCTGGACCCAGACCAGTCCACAGACCACTGCAGCAGTTTCCTGGTGAAGCCATTAGCCTGGGCCCAGACCAGTCCACGGACCACTGCAGCAGTTTCCTGGTGAAGCCATTAGCCTGaacccagatcagtttgtgctcaTAGTCAACATCTATGGTTCTGGTCATTGTTGGTACCATGACTATAGCAATTGGCTATACAGCAGaaaaactgatctgggaccagactctATAAAACATAACCACTAAGGTTGTGTTTCTGTTTTAGCATATTGTTAATTCATTACAACAAAAGTTCCATGATGCACCAGGTAAAATGCTGCAGTCAACATCAGATATCTTCCATCCAGACATGAGCAATCAACACAAGCCAGCCCCTGCCAAATCGCCCCACATCACTTCAAACTGGCATTCCTCTGCCCTCTGTGCCAGTCTTACCCACAGCACCACGGTGGCCCAACACAGGAGCATTTTGCCCACTTGTTCAGCTGCTGTTCTGTCAAGGACCAACTCCATCTCCTACAGTACAGTTACAGACAGGTGGGGTGAGGAGGTGGAGGGTGAGGATGTGGAGGGTGAGGATGTGTGGAGGGTGAGGATGTGTGGAGGGTGAGGATGTGTGGAGGGTGAGGATGTGTGGAGGGTGAGGATGTGTGGAGGGTGAGGATGAGGAGGGTGAGGATGAGGAGGGTGTGGATGTGGAGGGTGaggatgtggaggaggaggagggtgtggATGTGGAGGGTGAAGATGtgtggagggtgaggaggaggagggtgaggaggaccaactccatctCCTACAGTACAGTTACAGACAGGTGGGGTGAGGAGGTGGAGGGTGAGGATGTGGAGGTGGGgggtgtgaggaggagggtgtggatgtggagggtgaggaggaggaggttgaggGTGTGTGGAGGGTGTGGATGTGGAGGGTGTGGAGGATGTGAAGATGGAGGGTGAGGAGATGGAGGATGTGAAGATGGAGGGTGAGGAGATGGAGGGTGAGGAGGTGGAGGGTGTAGATGTGGAGGGTGTGGATGTGAAGggtgaggaggtggaggtggaggagggtgtGGATGTGAAGggtgaggaggtggaggtggagggtgtgGATGTGGAGGGTGTGGATGTGGAGGTGGAGGGTGTGGAGGATGTGAAGATGGAgggtgaggagatggaggaggtggagggtgtGGATGTGGAGGGTGTAGATGTGGAGGGTGTAGATGTGGAGATGGAGGGTGTGGAGATGGAGggtgtggaggtggagggtgtAGAGGTGGAGGGTGTAGAGGTGGAGggtgtggaggtggagggtgtggaggtggagggtgtAGAGGTGGAGGGTGTAGAGGTGGAGggtgtggaggtggagggtgtggaggtggagggtgtggaggtggagggtgtggaggtggagggtgtggaggtggagggtgtGGAGGGTCAGGGCCCAGGAACAGACCCCTCTCATTAGGAATGATATCAGTTACTAGATCCAGGCGTAAAGGATCAGCTGTGGAATACTTCAAAACCAGGCTGGGCGCCGGAAGGTGGATGGCATTTCAATCAACCATATCAATATCATATAGTACGCCATGATGAATGTTGCGTTTTTAAACTATGTAAACTGGGCTACAATTTACTATGAACATTTATAACTGAACATTATTATCATGGAACATCATGTCGCTGGCCACAACCTTGCAAAATAAATCTGCAAAGACACACTTTAATTTTCTAAGCAGTGTTATGTATATATAAACCTAGAAGGCAACACATATGTGATACGGTTGAGTCATTGGCTCGAACACTCTGGCACTAATCCTAACCATAATAACCCCTAACCCGGTGTTATAATGCAGGTAAGAGAAGGAAACACACCTGTGTGACGCGGTTAAGTCTGCGGCTGGTACACTTGGTCTCGTACTCTGGTCGCAGCTGGAGCTGTTGCTGCTCTTCCTCGAAGTCCACCAGGTCCCACTCGTACTCCAGACGGGCCTGCCGACGCTTCCAGAACTCCAGGAACAGAGTCACTGCAGGAGGACACGGGAGAGTTAGGGAAGGTAGGAACAGAGTCACTACAGGAGAACAATGGAGAGTTAGGGAAGGTAGGAACAGAGTCACTACAGGAGGACACAGGAGAGTTAGGGAAGGTAGGAACAGAGTCACTACAGGAGGACAATGGAGAGTTAGGGAAGGTAGGAACAGTGTCACTACAGGAGGACAATGGAGAGTTAGGGAAGGTAGGAACAGAGTCACTACAGGAGGACAATGGAGAGTTAGGGAAGGTAGGAACAGAGTCACTACAGGAGGACAATGGAGAGTTAGGGAAGGTAGGAACAGTGTCACTACAGGAGGACAATGGAGAGTTAGGGAAGGTAGGAACAGTGTCACTACAGGAGGACAATGGAGAGTTAGGGAAGGTAGGAACAGAGTCACTACAGGAGGACAATGGAGAGTTAGGAAGATAACTCTTCATCATAAAAAGGTCCATGGCATGATAGTGCCATAAGAAGAGGATCTGCTGTTATaaattacaaaaaaaaagtataaagTTATACCACAACAATACTTGAAGATAATGCCTGTTTTCCAGTTGTATAGAGACTGGCAGCTTCCTTTAGGTGGAGCTCAGGACTAAGCCTGCACCTTTTTACACTTAATATTCACTAGACTGTCACTTAATATTCACTAGACTGTCACTTAATATTCACTAGACTGTCACTTAATATTCACTGAGACTGCCACTTAATATTCACTAAGACTGTCACGTAATATTCACTGAGACTGTCACTTAATATTCACTGAGACTGTCACGTAATATTCATTGAGACTGTCACTTAATATTCACTGAGACTGTCACTTAATATTCATTGAGACTGTCACTTAATATTCATTGAGACTGTCACTTAATATTCATTGAGACTGTCACTTAATATTCATTGAGACTGTCACTTAATATTCACTGAGACTGTCACTTAATATTCATTGAGACTGTCACTTAATATTCATTGAGACTGTCACTTAATATTCATTGAGACTGTCACTTAATATTCACTGAGACTGTCACTTAATATTCATTGAGACTGTCACTTAATATTCACTGAGACTGTCACTTACCCCAAATCCCCATGAATATGGCAAAGAACACCGTCCCCACGTTGTCAAACATATGTGATTGCTGATAGAAGAAGAAACATAGAGCGACGGTCATTGACTTGACCTGAAGTTCTGGTCGCAATATGAACATATCacaccagtgtctgtctgtacagtATCATAGTCTTCATACCCAGGAAGAGTTACACGTGGAGTTGAGTTTCCAGTAGCCACATTTCTTATCACACAGCGGACACATGATGATGTTGCCTCCAATCTCCTCACTACAGATTTCTTTACTgaaacaagaaacatgatattCTTAATTAACCTGTGTCCGATTTttcggctgggggggggggggggtacgggATAGTGCCTAGGATTTTTAGGCTGGGGGCAGGGGATAGTGCCTAAGATTTTTAGGGTGGGGGGTAGGGGATAGTGCCTAGGATTTTTGGGCTGTGAGTTAGGAGGTAGGGGATAGTGCCTAGGATTTTTAGGCTGTGAGTTAGGGGGAAGGGGATAGTGCCTAGTATTTTTAGGCTGTGAGTTAGGGGGTAGGGGATAGTGTCTAGGATTTTTAGGCTGTGAGTTAGGGGGAAGGGGATAGTGCCTAGTATTTTTAGGCTGTGAGTTAGGGGGTAGGGGATAGTGTCTAGGATTTTTAGGCTGTGAGTTAGGGGGAAGGGGATAGTGCCTAGTATTTTTAGGCTGTGAGTTAGGGGGTAGGGGATAGTGCCTAGGGGTTGAATTGGGATTCAGGGGCCCTCACCTCCAGACGTTGTCATCGAAGGTGAACAATCCATAGAGAAAACAGATCAGGCCGACTACCGCAGCGAAGAAGAGCATCTCAGTGTAGAAACCCAGCCAGGCAAAGTAGATCCCAATCTTCTCCCCGTAATACTTCCTGTTATGGGTAATACAACACAACCAATCAAACATCTTCTCCACGTAATACTTTCTGTTATGGGAAATACAACACAACCAATCAAACATCTTCTCCCCGTAATACTTCCTGTTATGGGAAATACAACACAACCAATCAAACATCTTCTCCCCGTAATACTTCCTGTTATGGGAAATACAACACAACCAATCAAACATCTTCTCCACGTAATACTTCCTGTTATGGGAAATACAACACAACCAATCAAACATCTTCTCCCCGTAATACTTCCTGTTATGGGTAATACAACACAACCAATCAAACAACAACAGTCTGTTTAGTGTCTAGAAAAATCAAAAAGAGGACACCATGGAGACTTGATTCAAACAAACGCAGATTAATGACCTGTGCACCGCGGTTCACATTTAAAGGGGATTTCCGCTTTAATCCGTGGGAGTTAACAGAGAATGTGAGATCCACAAACATTAGGGACATTGCCTTAAAAGTACAGTATatcgcctcccgggtggcgcagtggtctagggcactgcatcgcagtgctagctgcgccaccagagtctctgggttcgcacccaggttctgtcgcagctggccgcgaccgggaggtccgtggggtgacgcacaattttttttttaaagtacagtATATCAAACGTGCACAGGTTGTTAATCTGAGTTGGATTGAACACCTGGCTTGGTGTTGTGTGCTCACCGTATCAAGTTGAGAGGCTGCTCTTTGAAGAAACTGAGGAACTGGGCCCAGTGTGTGTAGAGGTTGAATCTCTCACTCTCACTGTTGGAATCTCTGGATGGCTTCCAGTATCGAGACTTTATACAGAGGGATACAGACCTATTTATCTTGTCATGGTCCTACATCTTTATCCATAACATGCCTGTCTATGGTTGCAAAATTCAGataacaacaccccccccccccaaaataaatcCTAGTTTTTTTCCAGAAAATCCCAGTTGGAAGATTCCCTAAATCAGGAGGTAAATAAGCAGGGGATATGGAATCCTCtcgccaggatttctggaaaaattACCCGGAATTGTGCAACCGTATGCCGgtttttattttaacctttatttaacgaggcaaatcagttaagaactaattcttatttacaatgacagcctaggaacagtgggttaactgccttgttcaggggcagaacgacagatttttaccttgtcagctctgggatttgatcttgcaacctttcggttacaagtccaacgctctaaccactaggctacctgcctcccctacgctctaaccactaggctacctgccgcccctacagtctaaccactagactacctgccccgcctacactctaaccactagactacctgccacccctacactctaaccactagactacctgccgcccctccactctaaccactaggctacctgccgcccctccactctaaccactaggctacctgccgcccctccactctaaccactaggctacctgccgcccctccactctaaccactaggctacctgccccccctccactctaaccactatgctacctgccccccctccactctaaccactatgctacctgctgcccctccactctaaccactaggctaccctgccgcccctccactctaaccactaggctacctgccgcccctccactctaaccactaggctacctgccgcccctacactctaaccactaggctacctgccccccctccactctaaccactaggctacctgccgcccctccactctaaccactaggctaccctgccgcccctccactctaaccactaggctacctgccgcccctacactctaaccactaggctacctgccccccctccactctaaccactaggctacctgccgcccctccactctaaccactaggctacctgccgcccctccactctaaccactagtctacctgcctcccctccgctctaaccactaggctacctgccgcccctccactctaaccactagactacctgccacccctccactctaaccactagtctacctgccgtccctccactctaaccactaggctacctgccccccctccactctaaccactaggctacctgccgcccctccactctaaccactaggctacctgccgcccctacactcttaccactaggctaccctgctgcccctccactctaaccactaggctacctgccgcccctacactctaaccactaggctacctgccgcccctacactctaaccactaggctacctgccccccctccactctaaccactaggctaccctgccgcccctccactctaaccactaggctacctgccgccccacaatGTGGAATGTCTCATTCCAAAGGGGATGAGAATAGGGTTCATTTTGATAAAGATACccccttttttgggggggggattaCTATATGAACGACACATTGTGCACACAATTCAATTCCTTCCCCCTTTCACAGATACTCAATGGCTGTACGTATGAAACAGCCCAACAACAGCCCAGAGGGCAAAGCTGGTTAAGATGATATAACACTAGGAGAGAAGGGCACTTTCAGAGTTTTTggggggtcaattccatttcaaatcCAGTCATTTCCGAAAggaaaccaaattccaattccacatTTTTCTTATTGAAAAAGCGTAGAATAAAAATCGTAATTGTAATTTCAGTGTACGTCCTAAATTTTGACTGGAATTTAAACGGAATTGACCCCAAACCCTGGTCACTGTTGGACAGTAGCTTCTTACATCATGTAGTGGGAACGCAGACCCGTAGGTGGCGTTGTTGAGCAGGCGCTTGATGCCCTTCTTGTCCTCTCTGTCCGTCTTGTGGTAGGGACAACGGGCTAGGATGTAGTAcacctgggaggagaggagagagcaataCATACATAGAGATTCACAATTCTACAAATAGAGGACTGTCTATTCTACAAGTCACTATACTGCCATGACTACATTCCAAAttaatttataaagccatttttacatcaacagttgtcacaaagtgcttcatATCCAGGAAGAAACCGTGAAGAGAGAACTCAGAAGAGAAGCCAATTCTTCTGTCTTTGATTCTCTTCTACAaaagccactaggctacctgccgcccctacactctaaccactaggctacctgccgcctctacactctaaccactaggctacctgccgcctctacactctaaccactaggctacctgccgcctctacactctaaccactaggctacctgccgcctctacactctaaccactaggctacctgccgcctctacactctaaccactaggctacctgccgcctctacactctaaccactaggctacctgccgc is a genomic window containing:
- the LOC129861853 gene encoding anoctamin-5-like isoform X2, whose protein sequence is MEEEVDKHQQSKDSVFFRDGKKRVDFVLSYVDDRDGEKKQERRREYEANLQKAGLELETEDKSESDDRKTYFVKIHAPWEVLATYADVLKIKVPFKENDIPVHQDIPMDWLFTPFRLPDHIMNPEPDYFTSPFNKGKIDFFLIDDKETFFPPSVRNRIVYYILARCPYHKTDREDKKGIKRLLNNATYGSAFPLHDSRYWKPSRDSNSESERFNLYTHWAQFLSFFKEQPLNLIRKYYGEKIGIYFAWLGFYTEMLFFAAVVGLICFLYGLFTFDDNVWSKEICSEEIGGNIIMCPLCDKKCGYWKLNSTCNSSWQSHMFDNVGTVFFAIFMGIWVTLFLEFWKRRQARLEYEWDLVDFEEEQQQLQLRPEYETKCTSRRLNRVTQEMEPYLPVTSQCARTFLSGATVIFWISLIIACIIGVIAYRLAVYAAFASIMKDSPTNNIHMVGSLITPQLATSVTASCINFVIIMILNLMYERVAIWITDMEIPKTHLEYENKLTVKMFLFQFVNYYSSCFYVAFFKGKFVGHPGDYIYMFGWSKLRNEECDPGGCLIELTTQLVIVMSGKQVWGNVQEALVPWVMNRWGSRKARSHPESRYSRWEQDHDLQNFGHLGLFYEYLEMVIQFGFITLFVASFPLAPLLALLNNIIEVRVDAWKFTTQFRRPVASKAHSIGAWQEILNGVAVLSVVTNAFIVAFTSDMIPRLVYMYAYSKDLSMKGYISNSLSVFNISGFSEENRPEDGESPAWFNSSVITTCRYRDYRYPSGHEKEYSHTMQFWHILAAKLAFIIIMEHVAFMVKFFVAWMIPDVPSEVKARIKRERYLIQEYLHNYEVEKLKIQLSHRNDDCCCTPMVYPDISRHVVLSECL
- the LOC129861853 gene encoding anoctamin-5-like isoform X1 → MSDMSRLTGKIGDATLIEMSPDSPCDEDNNGYHHHHHDIDLDEYPHSQPDPSEVDKHQQSKDSVFFRDGKKRVDFVLSYVDDRDGEKKQERRREYEANLQKAGLELETEDKSESDDRKTYFVKIHAPWEVLATYADVLKIKVPFKENDIPVHQDIPMDWLFTPFRLPDHIMNPEPDYFTSPFNKGKIDFFLIDDKETFFPPSVRNRIVYYILARCPYHKTDREDKKGIKRLLNNATYGSAFPLHDSRYWKPSRDSNSESERFNLYTHWAQFLSFFKEQPLNLIRKYYGEKIGIYFAWLGFYTEMLFFAAVVGLICFLYGLFTFDDNVWSKEICSEEIGGNIIMCPLCDKKCGYWKLNSTCNSSWQSHMFDNVGTVFFAIFMGIWVTLFLEFWKRRQARLEYEWDLVDFEEEQQQLQLRPEYETKCTSRRLNRVTQEMEPYLPVTSQCARTFLSGATVIFWISLIIACIIGVIAYRLAVYAAFASIMKDSPTNNIHMVGSLITPQLATSVTASCINFVIIMILNLMYERVAIWITDMEIPKTHLEYENKLTVKMFLFQFVNYYSSCFYVAFFKGKFVGHPGDYIYMFGWSKLRNEECDPGGCLIELTTQLVIVMSGKQVWGNVQEALVPWVMNRWGSRKARSHPESRYSRWEQDHDLQNFGHLGLFYEYLEMVIQFGFITLFVASFPLAPLLALLNNIIEVRVDAWKFTTQFRRPVASKAHSIGAWQEILNGVAVLSVVTNAFIVAFTSDMIPRLVYMYAYSKDLSMKGYISNSLSVFNISGFSEENRPEDGESPAWFNSSVITTCRYRDYRYPSGHEKEYSHTMQFWHILAAKLAFIIIMEHVAFMVKFFVAWMIPDVPSEVKARIKRERYLIQEYLHNYEVEKLKIQLSHRNDDCCCTPMVYPDISRHVVLSECL